In a genomic window of Spirosoma agri:
- a CDS encoding lytic transglycosylase domain-containing protein, which yields MAVVRPAVTVAAKFTAHTIPNLKPSEISGVIQSGLNRLTPSGLMRSDATRSDMTRTNAKSALLSSSLAAPDLPLLDVDFCGECLPLDQIDVVDCWKHVFTLFRSHASDLGNIRQRADAFFPIIDPILEKYDIPDDFRYVPLAESALRPKAISRAGAAGYWQLMPATARSLGLRVSGRTDERFNVQKATDAACRYLRKLYDQLGSWSLVAAAYNAGPGLMKNQLKRYEHRDYYRMSLPRETKYYLYRVLLYKELLSRPNDYSSFLAPAPQTAYRFQPIALTQQPG from the coding sequence ATGGCCGTTGTTCGCCCGGCTGTCACGGTCGCTGCGAAGTTCACCGCCCACACAATTCCCAATCTCAAACCATCCGAAATCAGTGGTGTCATTCAGTCCGGCCTGAATAGGCTAACACCATCCGGGCTCATGCGATCCGATGCAACCCGGTCGGATATGACCCGAACAAACGCTAAATCGGCGCTGCTGTCTTCGTCATTGGCAGCCCCGGACCTTCCGCTGCTGGATGTTGATTTTTGCGGAGAATGCCTGCCTCTCGATCAGATCGACGTTGTTGACTGCTGGAAACACGTGTTTACGCTTTTTCGTAGCCACGCCAGTGATTTGGGAAATATTCGGCAGCGGGCAGATGCGTTCTTTCCGATCATCGACCCGATTCTGGAGAAATACGATATTCCCGATGACTTCCGCTACGTACCACTCGCCGAAAGTGCGCTCCGACCCAAAGCAATCTCGCGGGCTGGTGCAGCTGGTTACTGGCAGCTGATGCCGGCCACCGCCCGCTCATTAGGGTTACGGGTCAGCGGGCGCACCGATGAGCGGTTCAACGTTCAGAAAGCAACCGATGCTGCTTGTCGCTACCTTCGGAAACTGTATGATCAACTGGGTTCCTGGTCGCTGGTAGCCGCTGCCTACAATGCAGGGCCCGGTCTGATGAAGAATCAATTAAAGCGCTACGAACACCGCGATTACTACCGGATGAGCCTCCCTCGAGAAACCAAATACTACCTGTATCGGGTGTTGCTTTATAAAGAATTACTGTCTCGGCCCAACGATTACTCATCGTTTTTAGCGCCTGCCCCTCAGACAGCCTACCGATTTCAGCCGATTGCGTTAACGCAGCAACCCGGTTAG
- a CDS encoding MlaE family ABC transporter permease — protein sequence MQSDTTNSASKSSSKPVVTRRLDKFFLNLADVAAFVGRFFREVLVPPYEFKEIIRQCYEVGYRSLLLISTTGFITGIVFTNQSRPSLSEFGATSWLPSLIAIAIVRALGPLVTALIASGKVGSSIGAELGSMNVTEQIDAMEVSGTNPFKFLVVSRVLATSITIPVLTMYTIFVALLGAYINVNLNEQTSFTSFFQEVFGAISYVDIFASITKSIVFGFTIGMVGCYKGYHSSKGTEGVGKAANASVVTAMFLVFIEELLSLQIIAALRGS from the coding sequence ATGCAGTCAGACACCACCAATTCCGCAAGCAAGTCATCCAGCAAGCCCGTCGTTACCCGGCGACTGGACAAATTTTTCCTAAACCTGGCCGATGTAGCGGCTTTTGTCGGACGCTTTTTTCGGGAAGTGCTGGTTCCCCCCTACGAATTCAAGGAGATCATCCGGCAGTGCTACGAAGTGGGTTACCGGTCCTTATTGCTGATCTCAACAACGGGTTTCATCACGGGTATCGTTTTTACTAACCAGTCGCGACCGTCGCTCTCCGAGTTCGGGGCTACTTCGTGGCTACCTTCCCTGATTGCCATTGCGATCGTGCGCGCGTTAGGACCACTCGTAACGGCGTTGATTGCATCCGGTAAAGTTGGGTCCAGTATTGGTGCCGAGTTGGGCTCCATGAATGTAACCGAGCAGATCGACGCCATGGAAGTTTCGGGCACCAATCCATTCAAATTTCTGGTTGTCAGTCGCGTACTGGCTACGTCGATCACGATCCCGGTACTCACGATGTACACCATTTTCGTGGCGCTGCTTGGGGCCTATATTAACGTTAACTTAAACGAGCAGACTAGTTTCACCTCCTTTTTTCAGGAAGTATTCGGTGCTATATCGTACGTCGACATTTTCGCGTCCATCACCAAATCGATCGTGTTTGGCTTCACGATTGGGATGGTTGGCTGTTACAAAGGTTACCATTCGTCGAAGGGAACCGAGGGTGTCGGTAAAGCGGCCAACGCATCCGTTGTGACCGCCATGTTCCTCGTATTTATTGAAGAACTTCTGTCGCTTCAGATCATCGCGGCCCTACGGGGAAGCTGA
- a CDS encoding ABC transporter ATP-binding protein has translation MTQPTDPIISIHDLKKSFGDLHVLRGVDLDVNRGENVAVLGRSGTGKSVLIKILVGLLKPDSGTVTVLGQDVEQLRGPELDQFRQKVGFSFQSSALYDSMSIRENLEFPLVRNVRNLTQGEIDRAVEEALADVGLSQTINQMPSELSGGQRKRIGIARTLILKPEIMLYDEPTAGLDPITSVEINNLINEVRERFKATSIIITHDLTCAKTTGDRVAMLLDGRFARVGPFEEVFADPDERIQQFYNYKFVN, from the coding sequence ATGACACAACCAACCGATCCCATCATCAGCATCCACGACCTGAAAAAGTCGTTTGGAGATTTACACGTGCTGCGTGGGGTTGACCTGGATGTAAACCGGGGCGAAAATGTGGCTGTACTGGGGCGTTCCGGTACGGGTAAATCGGTGTTGATCAAAATTCTTGTGGGTCTTCTGAAGCCCGATTCCGGAACCGTTACCGTGCTTGGGCAGGACGTTGAACAATTACGCGGTCCGGAACTCGATCAGTTTCGGCAGAAGGTTGGGTTCTCCTTTCAGAGTAGCGCCTTGTATGATAGTATGAGCATCCGGGAAAATCTGGAATTTCCGCTGGTCCGGAACGTTCGTAACCTGACGCAGGGCGAGATCGATCGTGCGGTCGAGGAAGCACTGGCCGACGTAGGTTTGTCGCAAACAATCAACCAGATGCCTTCTGAGTTGTCGGGTGGCCAGCGCAAACGCATTGGCATCGCCCGAACGCTTATCCTGAAGCCCGAGATTATGCTTTACGATGAGCCAACGGCTGGCCTTGACCCGATCACGAGTGTCGAGATCAATAACCTGATCAATGAAGTACGGGAACGCTTCAAGGCTACGTCCATCATTATTACGCACGACCTGACCTGTGCCAAAACCACTGGCGATCGGGTAGCGATGCTACTGGATGGGCGTTTTGCGCGGGTTGGTCCTTTCGAAGAGGTTTTTGCCGACCCCGACGAACGAATCCAGCAGTTTTACAACTATAAATTTGTCAATTAA